In Harmonia axyridis chromosome 6, icHarAxyr1.1, whole genome shotgun sequence, a single window of DNA contains:
- the LOC123682340 gene encoding uncharacterized protein LOC123682340: MSMEIIRTQWLLHIMVVLCCSCEGSSLLCYSCSASIGYGSACEHAELFTTTISHHECFYKNPVCATYRIKYDNDIIIYRSCKKADVCLGLSKRYNTPQNQLLDCQTCNDNQLCNSAVERYLLPVSSRLILFVLISSSILTSVV, translated from the exons ATGTCAATGGAAATAATACGAACACAAtggttacttcatataatggtAGTGCTTTGTTGTTCATGTGAAG GATCCTCCCTTTTATGCTACTCATGTTCAGCAAGTATCGGTTATGGAAGTGCATGTGAACATGCTGAGCTATTTACAACAACTATATCTCACCACGAATGTTTTTACAAAAATCCTGTTTGTGCTACTTACAGGATAAAAT atGACAACGATATTATAATATATAGGAGTTGTAAAAAGGCAGATGTCTGTTTGGGCCTTTCTAAGAGATACAACACTCCGCAAAACCAACTTCTTGATTGCCAAACATGCAATGATAATCAATTATGCAATTCtgcagtcgaaagatatttattACCTGTTTCCTCCAGATTGATCCTTTTCGTTTTGATCTCTAGTTCAATTTTGACTTCTGTAGTTTGA